A region from the Simiduia sp. 21SJ11W-1 genome encodes:
- a CDS encoding TetR/AcrR family transcriptional regulator, with amino-acid sequence MDKAREKVQKFRQREQRILDAALALLLEHGEDKVTVEQIAEAVDIGKGTIYKHFTSKVEIYMRLLFDYEQALADRLKDSFKLAESGDFAATARVYFESRIADPQRDRLFQRLEEKIISLNLAPEAIEQLHQIRNSTKDTLNNMFERRIEEGRLKRVPPYFYYAAYWALTQGAVELYHSRSFRPLVEDMEGLMNFIKDIGVHMGNLDPVRANQPGSGGKPQ; translated from the coding sequence ATGGATAAAGCCCGCGAGAAAGTCCAGAAGTTCCGCCAGCGTGAACAGCGGATTTTAGACGCCGCTCTGGCGCTGTTACTGGAGCACGGTGAAGATAAGGTTACCGTGGAGCAAATCGCCGAGGCCGTGGATATCGGCAAGGGGACTATCTACAAACACTTCACCTCTAAAGTGGAAATTTACATGCGCCTGCTGTTCGATTATGAGCAGGCCCTGGCCGATCGATTGAAAGATAGCTTCAAACTGGCTGAAAGTGGCGATTTTGCCGCCACTGCGCGGGTTTATTTCGAATCCCGCATTGCCGACCCGCAGCGCGACAGGTTGTTTCAGCGCCTGGAAGAAAAAATCATCTCCCTTAATCTTGCACCTGAAGCCATTGAGCAGTTGCACCAAATTCGAAACTCCACCAAAGATACACTCAACAACATGTTCGAGCGGCGCATTGAGGAAGGCCGTTTAAAGCGCGTGCCGCCGTATTTTTATTACGCCGCTTATTGGGCGCTTACCCAAGGGGCTGTTGAGCTCTATCACTCGCGCTCTTTCCGCCCATTGGTGGAAGACATGGAGGGGCTGATGAACTTTATAAAAGATATTGGTGTGCA